The following are encoded together in the Oceanobacillus zhaokaii genome:
- the ureE gene encoding urease accessory protein UreE produces MIIERVITNIEQMSQEEIERRHKEKVYLESDDLMKRIQRVTTDHGKELGIRLKETRDLVAGDVLFMDENNMIIVDVLMDDLLIISPKSITEMGIIAHQLGNRHLPAQFEGNDMLVQYDYLVAELLDELQIPYRREDRKVKQGFRHIGHSHD; encoded by the coding sequence TTGATCATTGAGCGTGTAATAACAAATATTGAGCAGATGTCACAGGAAGAAATTGAAAGACGACATAAAGAAAAAGTATATTTAGAAAGTGACGATTTAATGAAACGGATTCAACGAGTTACCACAGACCATGGGAAGGAACTTGGGATTCGGTTGAAAGAAACACGCGATTTAGTTGCTGGCGATGTACTTTTTATGGATGAAAATAACATGATTATCGTTGATGTGTTAATGGATGATTTGCTTATTATCAGTCCAAAGAGCATCACAGAGATGGGAATTATTGCCCATCAGCTTGGAAATCGCCATTTACCTGCCCAATTTGAAGGGAATGACATGCTCGTACAATATGATTATCTTGTTGCTGAATTACTGGATGAATTGCAAATCCCTTATCGACGTGAGGATCGTAAAGTAAAACAAGGATTTCGTCATATAGGGCATAGTCATGATTAA
- the ureC gene encoding urease subunit alpha, whose amino-acid sequence MSFKMTRKQYAQMYGPTTGDSIRLADTDLVIQVEKDFTTYGEEVVFGGGKVIRDGMGQHPLVTRKDGVPDTVITNAVILDYTGIYKADIGIRDGKISGIGKAGNPLVMDNVDIVIGASTDVIAGEGMILTAGGIDTHVHFINPAQVDVALTAGLTTLIGGGTGATAGSRATTVTPGEWNMHRMLEAAEGLPINVGFTGKGQAAAEEPLAEQVRAGAIGLKVHEDWGATPSALDHALTVADKYDVQVAVHADTLNEGGFMEDTIAAIKDRVIHMYHTEGAGGGHAPDLIKSASFMNVLPSSTNPTLPYTVNTVDEHLDMLMVCHHLNPSVPEDIAFADSRIRKETIAAEDILQDMGVFSMVSSDAQAMGRVGEVILRTWQTANKMKQQRGTMQGDSEYSDNNRVKRYVAKYTINPAITHGISEHVGSIEVGKIADLVLWNPAFFGVKPELILKNGLMVQSLMGDANASIPTPQPIIYRPMYATTGKALSKSSITFISQAAFDDKVHEKLGLQKQILPVHGIRNLTKKSMKLNAETPEITVDPQTYEVRVNGELITCEPVDKLPMGQRYFLF is encoded by the coding sequence ATGAGCTTTAAAATGACGAGAAAACAATATGCACAAATGTATGGTCCGACTACGGGTGATTCCATTCGTTTAGCAGATACAGATTTAGTAATTCAAGTAGAAAAAGACTTTACTACCTATGGTGAAGAGGTTGTCTTTGGGGGCGGAAAGGTCATTCGTGACGGAATGGGGCAGCATCCCCTTGTCACACGCAAAGATGGTGTTCCAGATACTGTGATCACAAATGCAGTAATTTTGGATTACACTGGAATCTATAAGGCCGACATTGGAATTCGTGATGGAAAAATTTCTGGCATTGGTAAAGCGGGAAATCCACTCGTAATGGATAATGTCGATATTGTGATCGGTGCTTCAACAGATGTTATAGCTGGTGAAGGGATGATCTTAACAGCCGGTGGAATAGATACGCATGTGCATTTTATCAATCCTGCACAGGTTGATGTTGCCCTTACAGCTGGACTTACTACTTTGATTGGTGGTGGTACTGGTGCGACCGCTGGATCGAGGGCGACAACTGTTACCCCTGGTGAATGGAATATGCATCGCATGCTTGAAGCGGCGGAGGGATTACCTATTAACGTTGGCTTTACAGGGAAGGGACAAGCGGCAGCAGAGGAACCATTAGCGGAACAAGTGCGTGCTGGAGCAATTGGCTTAAAAGTCCATGAAGACTGGGGAGCTACACCATCTGCACTCGACCATGCGCTAACAGTTGCGGATAAATATGATGTGCAAGTTGCCGTACATGCCGATACGCTAAACGAAGGAGGATTCATGGAAGATACGATAGCGGCGATTAAAGATCGTGTCATTCATATGTATCATACGGAAGGGGCAGGGGGAGGACATGCGCCAGATTTAATTAAATCAGCAAGCTTTATGAATGTTCTTCCATCCTCAACGAATCCTACTTTGCCATATACAGTCAATACAGTCGATGAACATCTTGACATGCTGATGGTTTGTCATCATTTAAATCCATCTGTTCCGGAAGATATTGCTTTCGCTGATTCGCGAATCCGAAAAGAAACGATTGCCGCAGAGGATATTCTTCAAGATATGGGTGTATTTAGTATGGTAAGCTCGGATGCGCAGGCAATGGGGCGTGTTGGTGAGGTTATTCTCCGTACATGGCAAACCGCAAATAAAATGAAACAGCAACGCGGTACAATGCAGGGAGATAGCGAGTACTCTGATAATAATCGTGTGAAACGATATGTTGCAAAATATACGATCAATCCAGCAATTACGCACGGAATTTCCGAGCATGTTGGATCGATTGAAGTAGGAAAGATTGCCGACCTCGTTCTTTGGAATCCTGCCTTTTTCGGGGTGAAACCAGAGCTGATTTTGAAAAATGGTTTGATGGTACAATCCTTAATGGGGGATGCCAATGCATCGATACCAACACCACAGCCAATCATATATCGGCCAATGTATGCAACAACAGGGAAAGCATTATCGAAGAGCTCGATTACCTTCATTTCTCAAGCTGCTTTCGATGATAAAGTTCATGAGAAATTAGGATTGCAAAAGCAAATCCTCCCGGTACATGGAATTAGGAATTTGACAAAAAAATCGATGAAACTAAACGCCGAAACTCCAGAAATCACGGTAGACCCACAAACTTACGAGGTAAGGGTGAATGGGGAACTAATTACATGTGAACCTGTTGATAAATTACCGATGGGACAGCGATATTTCTTATTTTGA
- a CDS encoding protein kinase domain-containing protein: MKVISILRSLRKIYQFFIDRPFKIGEAINDCYEVRRIISSGSYGIVYLCKDSRTDDNLVIKQLRPSKRRSKSEIKLFKNEISILRKLDHEYMPMLYEAFLIEGNYFYAMTFIDGDDLDEQLFSNKKTFDEGESLFFLAQLLALVAYLHERDIYHQDLRIPNILLKNNYPYLIDFGLAMQADSNNPSNKNKELILEMKQQDYFDLGDILLFLFYSTYEAKNKKALPWTEELSLTEESIRLLKRLLKIEKPYMSIKEISADLHAAIKAVNQE; encoded by the coding sequence GTGAAGGTTATTTCCATTTTACGTTCCTTAAGAAAAATCTATCAGTTTTTTATTGATCGACCATTTAAAATAGGAGAAGCTATCAATGATTGCTATGAGGTACGGCGGATTATCAGCTCCGGCAGCTATGGCATTGTTTATCTGTGTAAAGATTCAAGAACAGATGATAATCTAGTTATCAAGCAGCTTCGACCAAGTAAGCGTCGTAGTAAAAGTGAAATTAAGCTATTCAAAAATGAAATCTCTATATTACGTAAGCTTGATCATGAATATATGCCAATGCTTTACGAAGCGTTTTTAATAGAAGGAAATTATTTTTATGCAATGACATTCATTGATGGTGACGACCTTGACGAGCAGCTTTTTTCAAATAAGAAGACGTTTGATGAAGGAGAATCATTATTTTTTCTCGCTCAACTGCTTGCATTGGTAGCATATCTTCATGAGAGAGATATTTACCATCAAGATCTAAGGATTCCCAATATATTACTGAAAAATAATTATCCTTATTTAATTGATTTTGGCTTGGCAATGCAGGCAGATTCAAATAACCCCTCTAATAAAAACAAAGAATTGATTCTTGAAATGAAACAGCAAGACTACTTTGACCTTGGAGATATCCTGTTGTTCTTATTTTATTCAACATATGAAGCGAAGAATAAAAAAGCCCTCCCATGGACAGAAGAACTTTCATTGACGGAGGAAAGTATTCGTTTGCTCAAGAGATTATTGAAAATAGAAAAACCCTATATGAGTATTAAGGAGATCTCAGCAGACCTCCATGCGGCAATCAAAGCAGTTAATCAGGAATAA
- a CDS encoding urease accessory protein UreD: MHEWTGELRLDIENRLGKSVAKNVYFQGALKVMRPVYHDDSGQVCYYILNPGGGYLNGDRYRISISLEENASLILTTQSATKVYKTPFKEAYQETEINLKAGSLLEYIPDPLIAYRDAKYKQINRIHMEEGATLFYTDVLTPGWSPEGEKFSYDKLQLINEIYFDGALVVYDHIKLTPADQRIKELGFMEGFSHLGSMIVVGEQTNAELLERLYEAVNLDTAKYKIGLSMLSVKGFSVRVLANSTQNVESIFSKIHHIIRKEWFDKKPSLLRKY; the protein is encoded by the coding sequence ATGCATGAGTGGACAGGTGAATTGCGTCTAGATATAGAAAATCGACTTGGAAAATCAGTAGCAAAGAATGTCTATTTTCAAGGTGCTTTAAAAGTGATGCGTCCCGTTTATCATGATGATTCTGGTCAGGTTTGTTATTATATATTGAACCCTGGTGGCGGCTATTTGAATGGAGATCGCTACCGAATTTCGATTTCGCTTGAAGAGAATGCATCTTTAATTTTAACTACCCAATCCGCTACGAAAGTATATAAAACACCGTTCAAAGAAGCGTATCAAGAAACGGAAATTAACTTAAAAGCGGGAAGCCTGCTAGAATATATTCCTGATCCGTTAATTGCTTATCGTGACGCGAAATATAAACAAATCAATCGGATTCATATGGAGGAGGGAGCGACCTTATTCTATACAGATGTGCTTACGCCAGGCTGGTCACCTGAGGGGGAAAAGTTTAGCTATGATAAGCTCCAATTAATCAATGAAATCTATTTTGATGGTGCGTTAGTCGTCTATGATCATATTAAATTAACACCTGCTGATCAAAGAATAAAAGAACTTGGATTTATGGAAGGATTCTCCCATTTAGGATCGATGATAGTAGTAGGCGAGCAAACGAATGCAGAGTTATTGGAGCGGCTATATGAAGCTGTAAATTTAGATACAGCGAAATATAAGATAGGATTATCTATGTTATCGGTAAAGGGATTCTCGGTTAGGGTACTCGCTAATTCGACACAAAATGTTGAATCAATATTTTCTAAGATACACCACATTATCAGGAAAGAATGGTTTGATAAGAAACCATCCTTACTTCGGAAATATTAA
- a CDS encoding urease subunit gamma: protein MQLLPREIDKLMIVVAADLAKRRKERGLRLNYPEAVALLTYEVLEGARDGRSVAELMEYGATILKREDVMDGIPEMIDDVQVEATFPDGTKLVTVHSPIR, encoded by the coding sequence ATGCAATTATTACCGCGGGAAATAGATAAGCTGATGATCGTAGTGGCAGCAGATTTAGCAAAGCGAAGGAAAGAGCGTGGCTTGCGATTAAACTATCCAGAGGCTGTAGCACTACTTACTTATGAAGTGCTGGAAGGTGCGAGAGACGGGCGAAGTGTTGCAGAATTAATGGAATATGGTGCAACGATTTTAAAAAGAGAAGATGTCATGGACGGCATTCCTGAAATGATTGACGATGTGCAGGTAGAGGCAACCTTTCCGGATGGTACGAAATTAGTAACAGTACATAGTCCTATTAGGTAA
- the ureB gene encoding urease subunit beta, translated as MEPGQLFLKEEEIICNAGREASKVFVTNTGDRPIQIGSHYHFYEVNDALQFNREDTYGKRLNVPAGAAVRFEPGDEKEVELIDFGGERKVYGFHNKVDGPLERGNEQ; from the coding sequence ATGGAACCCGGACAATTATTTTTAAAAGAAGAAGAGATTATTTGCAATGCAGGAAGGGAAGCATCAAAGGTATTCGTAACAAACACTGGTGATAGACCAATCCAAATTGGTTCACATTATCATTTTTACGAAGTGAATGATGCACTGCAATTTAACCGTGAAGATACATATGGCAAACGCCTTAATGTTCCTGCAGGTGCGGCAGTTCGATTTGAACCAGGCGATGAAAAGGAAGTAGAATTAATTGATTTTGGTGGAGAGCGTAAGGTTTACGGGTTTCATAACAAAGTGGATGGACCATTGGAAAGAGGGAATGAACAATGA
- the ureG gene encoding urease accessory protein UreG — protein sequence MEPVKIGVGGPVGAGKTLLVEKLTRHLADEISMAVVTNDIYTKEDAKFLIKNGVLEQDRIIGVETGGCPHTAIREDASMNFAAIDELIEKNPDIELIFVESGGDNLAATFSPELVDFSIYIIDVAQGEKIPRKGGQGMIKSDLFIINKTDLAPFVGASLDVMAADTKVFRGDKAFVFTNLKDETGLDQVIEWLKKDVLLKGLNEHA from the coding sequence ATGGAACCTGTTAAGATTGGCGTTGGCGGACCTGTTGGCGCTGGAAAAACATTACTAGTTGAAAAATTAACACGGCATTTAGCAGATGAAATTAGCATGGCAGTTGTAACGAATGATATTTATACAAAGGAAGACGCGAAGTTTCTAATTAAGAATGGCGTGCTAGAACAAGACAGGATTATTGGCGTAGAAACGGGCGGATGTCCCCACACTGCAATTCGCGAAGATGCTTCGATGAACTTCGCAGCAATTGATGAATTAATCGAGAAAAATCCTGATATCGAGCTTATCTTCGTTGAAAGTGGTGGAGACAATCTAGCTGCAACGTTTAGCCCAGAGCTCGTTGATTTTTCCATTTATATAATCGATGTGGCACAAGGAGAGAAGATTCCAAGAAAAGGCGGACAAGGAATGATTAAATCAGACCTATTCATCATTAATAAAACCGATTTAGCCCCGTTTGTTGGTGCTAGTCTTGACGTAATGGCTGCTGATACAAAGGTTTTTCGTGGGGATAAAGCCTTCGTGTTTACAAATTTAAAGGATGAAACAGGGCTTGATCAAGTAATAGAGTGGCTAAAAAAAGATGTACTCCTTAAAGGGCTAAATGAGCATGCATGA
- a CDS encoding HesB/YadR/YfhF family protein, with product MNSAKTKMMKIKVSDNAHKWFKEEVGVETGRAVRFYGKIYGSTEVHDNFSVAIQVTEPSSDLLGEITIDGITYFAEKADDWFFSGYDFEVDYDESTDDVKYHFISQKS from the coding sequence TTGAATTCTGCGAAAACTAAAATGATGAAAATTAAAGTATCTGATAATGCACATAAATGGTTTAAAGAAGAAGTAGGCGTAGAAACAGGGAGAGCTGTTCGTTTCTATGGAAAAATATATGGGAGTACGGAGGTTCATGATAATTTTTCCGTTGCTATTCAGGTTACAGAACCATCCAGCGATCTATTAGGAGAAATTACGATTGATGGCATCACATATTTTGCAGAAAAGGCTGATGATTGGTTCTTTAGTGGATATGATTTTGAGGTTGATTATGATGAATCTACTGATGATGTAAAATATCACTTTATTTCACAAAAATCTTAA
- a CDS encoding DUF1801 domain-containing protein, producing MYELKTKETNNSVIEFIESVDSPKKREDAYKLLDIFTETTGFEAKMWGPSIIGFGSYHYKYDSGHEGEAALVGYSPRKAKISLYLMMDEHRREELLKQFGKHTVGKACVYINKLADIDVEVLKTLISETVAYTQKQYPE from the coding sequence ATGTACGAACTTAAAACAAAAGAAACGAATAATAGTGTAATCGAGTTTATTGAAAGTGTGGATAGTCCAAAGAAACGTGAGGATGCCTATAAATTATTGGATATTTTTACGGAAACAACTGGATTTGAAGCAAAAATGTGGGGACCGAGTATTATTGGCTTTGGATCGTATCATTATAAATATGATTCTGGTCATGAAGGAGAAGCAGCACTCGTTGGCTATTCTCCTCGTAAAGCAAAAATCAGCTTGTATTTAATGATGGACGAACACCGGAGAGAAGAATTGCTCAAGCAGTTCGGTAAACATACAGTCGGAAAGGCTTGTGTATACATAAATAAATTAGCGGATATTGATGTAGAAGTATTGAAAACATTAATCAGCGAAACGGTAGCATATACACAAAAGCAGTATCCAGAGTAA
- a CDS encoding bile acid:sodium symporter family protein yields the protein MKTLGKISNFATSTFAIWVIIFAVLSFLMPEGFAWIAPHISLLLGIIMFGMGLTLSVNDFKGVFQAPKSVLIGVVAQYTIMPLTAFGLAYVFNLPPEIAVGVILVGCCPGGTASNVMTFLAKGNTALSVTITAISTLLAPILTPALTLLLASQWLPVSFMDMFLSIVKVVLIPIVLGVVVRLLFSKQVDKSVAALPLVSVIGIVGVAAAVVAVNKESIVTSGLLIFAVVVLHNCLGLLFGYIVAKLLRLDFKDQKAISIEVGMQNSGLGASLAIVHFEPIAAVPSAIFSVWHNISGPLLATWWGKRDKDNKDHKIVA from the coding sequence ATGAAAACATTAGGTAAGATCAGTAATTTTGCTACAAGTACGTTTGCGATTTGGGTGATTATCTTTGCAGTACTTAGCTTCTTAATGCCAGAAGGATTTGCTTGGATTGCACCACATATTTCGCTTTTACTAGGAATCATTATGTTCGGGATGGGGCTTACCCTTTCTGTAAATGATTTTAAAGGGGTTTTTCAAGCACCGAAAAGTGTTCTTATTGGGGTGGTTGCGCAATATACAATCATGCCATTAACGGCATTTGGACTTGCATATGTATTCAATTTACCGCCAGAAATCGCTGTAGGGGTAATATTAGTTGGTTGTTGTCCAGGTGGAACAGCATCAAATGTTATGACATTTTTAGCGAAGGGAAATACGGCGTTGTCAGTAACAATCACAGCAATTTCAACATTGCTTGCACCTATTTTAACTCCAGCATTAACCCTTTTACTTGCAAGTCAATGGTTGCCGGTATCATTCATGGACATGTTCCTTTCAATTGTTAAAGTCGTATTAATTCCAATTGTTTTAGGTGTGGTTGTTCGTTTATTATTTAGTAAACAAGTTGACAAGAGTGTTGCAGCTTTACCGCTCGTTTCGGTTATTGGTATTGTTGGAGTGGCAGCGGCCGTTGTTGCTGTTAATAAGGAATCCATAGTTACTTCCGGTCTTTTAATTTTTGCTGTAGTTGTATTACATAATTGTTTAGGATTATTATTTGGTTATATAGTAGCCAAGTTATTAAGACTTGATTTTAAAGATCAAAAAGCGATCTCTATCGAAGTAGGGATGCAAAATTCTGGTCTTGGTGCATCGCTTGCTATTGTTCACTTTGAGCCAATTGCCGCTGTACCAAGTGCTATATTCAGTGTATGGCATAATATCTCGGGCCCACTTCTTGCAACATGGTGGGGGAAAAGAGATAAAGATAATAAAGACCATAAGATAGTAGCTTAA
- a CDS encoding VanZ family protein — protein sequence MRGTVYLAIIFSQLLFIICLPVFFQLFSYLHSVVIAVLWMCMTALVFFLVFFIRKDIILIPRWLLNLLLIIYSLCLFLLLFFRPSEQVYDNWNLLPFSTISFFLTEDVRPLVAFYNLAANIGLFVPYGLVIMMNRLKKIMQFLLPLLFISMIELFQYITRRGSMDIDDLILNMFGVYVGYLLTPAFQRVVRLKVNERRGNL from the coding sequence ATGAGAGGAACAGTCTATTTAGCAATTATTTTTTCACAGCTTCTCTTTATTATTTGTCTACCAGTATTTTTTCAACTTTTTTCTTATTTACACTCGGTTGTCATCGCAGTGTTATGGATGTGCATGACAGCGTTAGTATTCTTTCTAGTATTTTTTATTAGAAAAGATATAATCTTGATTCCTAGGTGGCTGTTGAATCTACTTCTTATTATCTATTCGCTATGTCTATTCTTGTTGTTATTCTTCAGACCAAGTGAGCAGGTTTATGATAATTGGAACTTGCTTCCGTTTTCGACAATCAGCTTTTTTTTGACAGAGGATGTAAGGCCGCTTGTTGCGTTTTACAATCTAGCTGCAAATATTGGATTGTTTGTACCATATGGGCTGGTTATTATGATGAATCGGCTGAAAAAGATTATGCAGTTTTTGCTGCCATTATTGTTCATTAGTATGATAGAACTCTTTCAATATATTACCCGGCGAGGTAGCATGGATATTGATGATCTGATCCTAAATATGTTCGGTGTGTATGTTGGGTATTTGCTAACACCAGCTTTTCAACGTGTAGTAAGGCTTAAGGTTAACGAACGCAGAGGAAATCTATGA
- a CDS encoding urease accessory protein UreF codes for MINPALALFQLCDSNFPTGAFSHSYGLETYIQEGKVNNQATFSKWLDVYLNEQLVYADGLATRIIYQALEKNQLEEVWQLDRMLTVQNLPRETREGTQRIGERMLNLVESLYNVPVITQYQERIKKKLSYGHPAIVFTMIGHHLQVSGRETTLYYLYSNLTTLVQNAVRAIPLGQTAGQRTIQQFQPMLVKALEKIQGLKMDDFGIISPGLELSQMKHERVNIRIFMS; via the coding sequence ATGATTAATCCAGCACTAGCATTATTTCAGTTGTGTGATTCTAATTTTCCAACAGGTGCATTTAGTCATTCATATGGGTTAGAAACGTATATTCAAGAAGGAAAAGTAAATAATCAAGCCACATTTTCCAAGTGGCTTGATGTTTATTTAAATGAACAGCTTGTCTATGCAGATGGACTTGCTACTCGAATTATTTATCAGGCGCTTGAAAAGAATCAGCTAGAGGAAGTATGGCAGCTTGATCGAATGCTGACAGTGCAAAATCTTCCGCGAGAAACAAGAGAAGGAACACAAAGAATAGGTGAGCGGATGCTGAATCTTGTTGAATCCTTATATAACGTGCCGGTTATTACTCAATATCAAGAAAGAATAAAGAAGAAGCTGTCGTATGGTCATCCAGCCATTGTCTTTACAATGATTGGGCATCATCTTCAGGTTTCCGGGCGGGAAACGACGCTTTATTATCTCTATTCCAATCTGACAACACTAGTACAAAATGCAGTTCGCGCAATTCCATTAGGACAAACGGCAGGCCAGAGGACGATTCAGCAATTCCAACCGATGCTAGTAAAAGCACTTGAAAAAATTCAAGGCTTAAAGATGGATGACTTTGGGATTATCTCACCAGGACTTGAGCTATCCCAAATGAAGCATGAACGCGTAAATATTCGAATTTTTATGTCTTGA
- the ybaK gene encoding Cys-tRNA(Pro) deacylase, with translation MKKKKIHKTNAIRILEKEKIAFVVHEYPWNEEHIDAVTVAEKVAMPVEKIYKTLVTKGDKTGITVACIPANNTLDLKALAKLSGNKKMEMLPMKELESVTGYIRGGCSPIGMKKTFPTFIAKNAQSIKTIIVSAGKRGMQVELTPHDLQKVTAAVFSDFTLE, from the coding sequence ATGAAAAAGAAAAAAATACATAAAACAAATGCAATACGTATATTAGAAAAGGAAAAGATCGCTTTTGTGGTGCATGAGTACCCGTGGAATGAAGAACATATCGACGCTGTAACTGTCGCTGAAAAAGTAGCGATGCCGGTGGAAAAAATTTATAAAACCCTTGTCACAAAAGGGGATAAAACAGGAATTACAGTTGCGTGTATTCCAGCAAATAATACGCTAGATTTAAAAGCTCTCGCAAAGTTGAGTGGCAATAAGAAGATGGAAATGCTGCCAATGAAGGAATTAGAATCAGTGACAGGGTATATTCGCGGTGGCTGTTCACCAATTGGCATGAAAAAGACTTTTCCTACTTTTATCGCAAAAAATGCACAATCAATAAAAACGATTATTGTTTCAGCAGGAAAGAGGGGAATGCAAGTTGAACTAACTCCACATGACTTGCAAAAAGTGACGGCTGCAGTATTTTCTGATTTTACATTAGAATAA